In the Piscinibacter sp. XHJ-5 genome, one interval contains:
- the recA gene encoding recombinase RecA, protein MDAPVKALNTEKAKALQAALAQIEKQFGKGSIMRLGEGEVIEDIEVVSTGSLGLDIALGVGGLPRGRVVEIYGPESSGKTTLTLQVVAEMQKLGGTCAFIDAEHALDVQYAQKLGVNLQELLISQPDTGEQALEIVDALVRSGSVDLVVIDSVAALTPKAEIEGEMGDALPGLQARLMSQALRKLTGTIKKTNTMVIFINQIRMKIGVMFGSPETTTGGNALKFYASVRLDIRRIGSIKKGEEVIGNETKVKVVKNKVSPPFKTAEFDILYGEGISREGEIIDMGVEARVLEKSGAWYAYQGEKIGQGKDNAREFLRENPELAVEIENKVREELGIPLRAAGEAAEAGEAEAKPARGKAAKE, encoded by the coding sequence ATGGACGCACCCGTCAAAGCCCTGAACACCGAAAAAGCCAAGGCCTTGCAGGCGGCGCTGGCGCAAATAGAAAAGCAGTTCGGCAAGGGCTCGATCATGCGCCTCGGCGAAGGCGAGGTCATCGAGGACATCGAAGTCGTCTCCACCGGATCACTGGGTCTCGACATCGCGTTGGGCGTCGGCGGACTGCCGCGCGGGCGCGTCGTCGAAATCTACGGCCCCGAGTCCAGCGGCAAGACCACGCTCACGCTGCAGGTCGTCGCCGAAATGCAGAAGCTGGGCGGCACTTGCGCCTTCATCGACGCCGAGCATGCGCTCGATGTGCAGTACGCGCAGAAGCTCGGCGTGAACCTGCAGGAGCTGCTGATCTCGCAGCCCGACACCGGCGAGCAGGCGCTCGAGATCGTCGATGCCCTGGTGCGCTCCGGCTCGGTCGACCTGGTGGTCATCGACTCGGTCGCCGCGCTCACGCCCAAGGCCGAAATCGAAGGCGAAATGGGCGACGCACTCCCGGGCCTGCAAGCCCGGCTCATGAGCCAGGCGCTGCGCAAGCTCACCGGCACGATCAAGAAGACCAACACCATGGTCATCTTCATCAACCAGATCCGCATGAAGATCGGCGTGATGTTCGGTTCGCCCGAAACCACCACCGGCGGCAATGCGCTGAAGTTCTATGCCTCGGTGCGGCTGGACATCCGCCGCATCGGCAGCATCAAGAAGGGCGAGGAGGTCATCGGCAACGAGACCAAGGTCAAGGTCGTCAAGAACAAGGTCTCGCCTCCGTTCAAGACCGCAGAGTTCGACATCCTCTACGGTGAAGGCATCAGCCGCGAAGGCGAAATCATCGACATGGGCGTCGAAGCCAGGGTGCTCGAGAAGAGCGGTGCCTGGTATGCCTATCAGGGGGAGAAGATCGGCCAGGGCAAGGACAACGCACGCGAGTTCCTGCGCGAGAACCCGGAGCTCGCCGTAGAAATCGAGAACAAGGTGCGCGAAGAACTCGGCATCCCGCTGCGCGCCGCCGGCGAAGCGGCCGAGGCGGGTGAAGCCGAGGCCAAGCCCGCGCGCGGCAAGGCAGCCAAGGAGTAG
- the sucD gene encoding succinate--CoA ligase subunit alpha, translated as MSILIDKDTKVITQGITGKTGQFHTRMCRDYANGKNCFVAGVNPKKAGEAFEGIPIFASVKEAAKNTGATVSVIYVPPAGAAAAIWEAVEADLDLAICITEGIPIKDMLEVRNKMKVKEAQGGKKTLLLGPNCPGLITPDEIKIGIMPGHIHKKGRIGVVSRSGTLTYEAVAQLTEIGLGQSSAVGIGGDPINGLKHIDVMKMFNDDPDTDAVIMIGEIGGPDEADAARWCKDHMKKPIVGFIAGVTAPPGKRMGHAGALISGGADTADAKLEIMEECGFTVTRNPSEMGKLLKGLL; from the coding sequence ATGTCCATCCTCATCGACAAAGACACCAAGGTCATCACGCAAGGCATCACCGGCAAGACGGGCCAGTTCCACACCCGCATGTGCCGCGACTACGCCAACGGCAAGAACTGCTTCGTTGCCGGCGTGAACCCCAAGAAGGCGGGCGAAGCCTTCGAGGGCATTCCCATCTTCGCCAGCGTCAAGGAAGCCGCGAAGAACACCGGCGCCACCGTCAGCGTGATCTACGTGCCGCCGGCGGGCGCTGCCGCGGCCATCTGGGAGGCGGTGGAAGCCGACCTCGACCTGGCCATCTGCATCACCGAGGGCATTCCGATCAAGGACATGCTCGAAGTGCGCAACAAGATGAAGGTCAAGGAGGCCCAGGGCGGCAAGAAGACGCTGCTGCTCGGTCCCAACTGCCCCGGCCTCATCACGCCCGACGAGATCAAGATCGGCATCATGCCGGGCCACATCCACAAGAAGGGCCGCATCGGCGTGGTCTCGCGCTCCGGCACGCTGACCTACGAAGCGGTGGCGCAGCTCACCGAGATCGGCCTGGGCCAGTCGAGCGCGGTCGGAATCGGCGGCGACCCGATCAACGGGCTCAAGCACATCGACGTGATGAAGATGTTCAACGACGACCCCGACACCGACGCCGTGATCATGATCGGCGAGATCGGCGGGCCGGACGAGGCGGATGCTGCGCGCTGGTGCAAGGACCACATGAAGAAGCCCATCGTGGGCTTCATCGCCGGGGTGACGGCGCCCCCGGGCAAGCGCATGGGCCATGCCGGCGCGCTGATCTCCGGCGGCGCCGACACGGCCGACGCCAAGCTCGAGATCATGGAGGAGTGCGGCTTCACCGTCACGCGCAACCCATCCGAGATGGGCAAGCTGCTCAAGGGCCTGCTGTAG
- a CDS encoding regulatory protein RecX, translating into MAAGAGAGARTRRTPLSLKGRALALLAQREHSAGELRRKLLRHARAETARNAASATEGRPCAGASDEGDDATADDALARVDAVIDWLRGQRYLSDERFVESRVHARASRYGNVRIRQELAQHGVSLSPEAAQTLRDSELERATDVWRRKFGTLPADAAERARQSRFLAQRGFSAAVISRVMRNAGSQGDEEI; encoded by the coding sequence ATGGCCGCAGGTGCTGGCGCCGGCGCTCGCACGAGGCGTACGCCGCTGTCGCTGAAGGGTCGCGCGCTGGCCCTGCTGGCGCAGCGCGAACACAGCGCCGGGGAACTGCGACGCAAGCTTCTGCGCCACGCACGGGCCGAAACGGCCCGCAACGCGGCCAGTGCCACTGAGGGTCGCCCGTGCGCCGGGGCGAGCGACGAAGGCGACGACGCAACGGCCGACGATGCGCTGGCCCGGGTCGACGCGGTCATCGATTGGCTGCGCGGGCAGCGCTACCTCAGCGACGAGCGCTTCGTCGAGAGCCGCGTGCACGCGCGTGCATCCCGCTACGGAAACGTGCGCATCCGCCAGGAGTTGGCGCAGCACGGTGTGAGCCTGTCGCCGGAAGCGGCGCAAACGCTGCGGGACAGCGAGCTGGAGCGAGCCACGGACGTCTGGCGTCGCAAGTTCGGCACGCTGCCTGCCGATGCAGCCGAGCGCGCGCGACAGTCGCGCTTCTTGGCGCAACGCGGCTTTTCGGCCGCAGTCATCAGCCGGGTGATGCGCAACGCGGGAAGCCAGGGCGACGAAGAGATTTGA
- a CDS encoding serine/threonine-protein kinase has translation MSVSQALLQVMTGPPASTAGSLLGALIGLVLAAVHLFFVVSRLAPRPAGLASLLLAAVLLVASSALLVSGGPWWPTWPAALALLFGHLGLRIGRRAPQSTVAAAPKPAERPGAASAAAAAGPPTVPADRASLGRYRVDRQIGRGSMGAVYLGHDPKIGRQVAIKTMALSQEFDGAALTEARERFFREAETAGRLQHRDIVTIFDAGEEQDLAYIAMEFLKGHDLQRYTTAAQLLPVPTVLRIVARVADALAYAHSQGVVHRDIKPANVMIDPADGSVKVTDFGIARITDSSRTRTGMVLGTPSFMSPEQMAGRRVDGRSDLYSLGVMLFQLLTGRLPHTAESMAKLMYEIANEPAPDIRRMRADLPESLANVVALALKKRPEVRYADGRQLAADLRTIAAACAPAAGQSFPQADAAPPNSDGFAATVKLTRGDPGHNSPL, from the coding sequence ATGTCGGTGTCCCAAGCGCTCCTCCAGGTGATGACCGGGCCGCCGGCATCCACCGCCGGTTCGCTGCTGGGAGCGTTGATCGGCCTTGTGCTGGCGGCGGTCCACCTCTTCTTCGTCGTGTCGCGCCTGGCGCCGCGCCCCGCGGGCCTGGCGTCCTTGCTGCTCGCCGCCGTCCTGCTGGTCGCCAGCAGTGCGCTGCTGGTATCGGGCGGTCCCTGGTGGCCGACGTGGCCAGCCGCGCTGGCCCTGCTGTTCGGGCATCTCGGCCTGCGTATCGGACGCCGCGCACCTCAGTCGACCGTCGCGGCGGCGCCCAAGCCGGCGGAACGCCCTGGCGCCGCGAGTGCCGCGGCAGCCGCCGGTCCGCCCACTGTGCCCGCGGATCGTGCGTCGCTGGGCCGCTACCGTGTCGATCGCCAGATCGGCCGCGGCTCCATGGGCGCGGTGTACCTGGGTCACGACCCCAAGATCGGGCGCCAGGTCGCCATCAAGACAATGGCACTCAGCCAGGAATTCGACGGCGCCGCGCTCACCGAAGCGCGCGAGCGCTTCTTCCGCGAGGCCGAAACGGCCGGCCGCCTCCAGCACCGCGACATCGTGACCATCTTCGACGCCGGAGAGGAACAGGATCTCGCCTACATCGCGATGGAATTCCTGAAGGGCCACGATCTGCAGCGCTACACCACCGCGGCGCAGCTGCTGCCCGTGCCCACGGTGCTGCGCATCGTGGCACGCGTCGCCGATGCGCTGGCGTATGCGCACAGCCAGGGCGTGGTGCACCGCGACATCAAGCCGGCCAACGTCATGATCGATCCGGCCGACGGCAGCGTGAAGGTCACCGACTTCGGCATCGCGCGGATCACCGATTCCAGCCGCACGCGGACCGGAATGGTCCTGGGAACGCCGTCGTTCATGTCTCCCGAGCAGATGGCGGGACGCCGAGTCGACGGCCGCTCGGACCTCTACTCGCTCGGCGTGATGCTGTTCCAGCTGCTCACCGGACGGCTGCCGCACACCGCCGAGTCCATGGCCAAGCTGATGTATGAGATCGCGAACGAGCCGGCGCCGGACATCCGCCGCATGCGCGCCGATCTTCCCGAGTCGCTGGCCAACGTCGTGGCGCTCGCACTGAAGAAGCGGCCGGAAGTTCGCTACGCCGACGGGCGACAGCTGGCAGCCGATCTGCGCACGATCGCTGCGGCGTGCGCGCCGGCCGCCGGCCAGTCCTTTCCGCAAGCCGATGCGGCACCCCCCAATTCCGATGGATTCGCCGCCACCGTGAAGCTCACGCGTGGCGATCCGGGGCACAATTCCCCGCTTTGA
- a CDS encoding Stp1/IreP family PP2C-type Ser/Thr phosphatase, with the protein MSFEFFCATDTGRARNNNEDSVAVDEPSALIVLADGMGGYNAGEVASGMATSFIKTELGRWLQEASSTASDTDVRRAMDICVDNANRAIFNAANSNPQYAGMGTTLVVGVFRDGRLLMGHVGDSRGYRLRAGRLQQITHDHSLLQEQIDAGLITAEQAAFSANKNLVTRAVGVEDTVLLETHLHDLMPGDMYLLCSDGLSDMLDDETIAQLLQGCDSLEEAAGALIDAANDAGGKDNISVILARVRGSSGPTRSWWPFRR; encoded by the coding sequence ATGAGTTTCGAGTTCTTCTGCGCCACCGACACGGGGCGTGCTCGCAACAACAACGAGGATTCGGTGGCGGTCGACGAACCTTCCGCACTGATCGTGCTGGCCGACGGCATGGGCGGCTACAACGCTGGCGAAGTCGCCAGCGGCATGGCAACCTCGTTCATCAAGACCGAGCTCGGACGCTGGCTGCAGGAAGCCTCCTCGACCGCGTCCGATACCGACGTGCGGCGCGCCATGGACATCTGCGTGGACAACGCCAACCGCGCCATCTTCAACGCCGCCAATTCGAATCCGCAGTACGCCGGCATGGGCACCACGCTGGTGGTCGGCGTGTTCCGCGATGGCCGCCTGCTGATGGGTCACGTCGGCGATTCGCGCGGCTACAGGCTGCGCGCCGGCAGGCTGCAGCAGATCACGCACGATCACTCGTTGCTGCAGGAGCAGATCGACGCCGGACTCATCACGGCCGAGCAGGCGGCGTTCTCGGCCAACAAGAATCTGGTGACCCGCGCGGTCGGCGTCGAGGACACCGTGCTGCTCGAGACGCACCTGCACGACCTCATGCCCGGCGACATGTACCTGCTGTGCTCGGACGGCCTGTCGGACATGCTCGACGACGAAACCATCGCCCAGCTGTTGCAGGGCTGCGACTCGCTCGAGGAGGCGGCAGGCGCGCTGATCGACGCGGCCAATGATGCCGGCGGCAAGGACAATATTTCGGTGATACTCGCAAGAGTGCGCGGCTCCAGCGGTCCGACACGCTCGTGGTGGCCCTTCAGAAGGTAG
- a CDS encoding DUF2889 domain-containing protein, with product MALPTAAPERQLKHRRSLDVQVFARGNGLWEVDARLIDVKTRDVAMTVGSTRRAGDPIHDMLLRLVINEQLDILEAGSDTLWMPYPGHCEHHGDAYAALVGLNLLRGFRLKVLERLRGVQGCTHLTELTQVLPTAVIQAMAGEVIDTREGGASGEPPFQIDRCHALRADGEVVRQYFPRWHRAAPADNPR from the coding sequence ATGGCACTGCCCACCGCCGCGCCCGAGCGCCAGCTCAAACACCGCCGCAGCCTCGACGTGCAAGTGTTTGCGCGCGGCAACGGCCTCTGGGAGGTGGACGCCCGGCTCATCGATGTCAAGACACGCGACGTCGCGATGACCGTAGGCAGCACGCGCCGCGCCGGGGATCCCATCCACGACATGCTGCTGCGCCTCGTGATCAACGAACAGCTCGACATCCTCGAGGCCGGGTCGGACACGTTGTGGATGCCGTATCCCGGACATTGCGAGCACCACGGCGACGCCTATGCCGCGCTGGTCGGTCTCAATCTGCTGCGGGGGTTTCGCCTCAAGGTCCTGGAGCGGTTGCGCGGGGTGCAAGGTTGCACCCATCTCACCGAGCTGACGCAGGTGCTGCCCACCGCCGTCATCCAGGCGATGGCCGGCGAAGTGATCGACACCCGCGAGGGTGGTGCCTCCGGCGAGCCGCCCTTCCAGATCGACCGCTGCCACGCCCTGCGCGCCGACGGCGAAGTCGTGCGTCAGTATTTTCCGCGCTGGCACCGCGCCGCGCCGGCCGACAATCCCCGCTGA
- a CDS encoding sensor histidine kinase: MLAPLLLLWPMSVVLTWLVAQGIANKPYDRQLGEMVRVLSKQVSVQGSGSAPVAKFMLPAGASEILHTDEADDIYYQVLGLRGEYLSGDRQLPVPSDEDRAPPGELRFRDDTLNNDSVRVAYLWVDVPGRPQHAAPLVQVAETLGKRSRLATEIIKGVILPQFVILPLAVLLVWLALARGIAPLNELQQRIRKRDSNDLSPIDERDAPEEVSPLVRAINDLLARLDQSLQSQKHFLADAAHQLKTPLAGLRTQAELAQREIDAGEHDPKAVKRSLQQIALSSQRAAHMVNQLLAMARAEDKEHAAAQRNVNLARLATETVRDFVPRAMEKRLDLGYEGPESGHALPVRGHALLLRELIRNLVDNALQYTPAGGTVTVRVMEDPFGQVVVLQVEDSGPGIPAAERDQVFQPFYRALGTDVDGSGLGLAIVREIAQQHGAEISLEDANLRHRAGLSEQAAAPFGPGARFTLRFPAAASAMANPAG, from the coding sequence ATGCTCGCGCCGCTGCTGCTGCTGTGGCCGATGAGCGTCGTGCTCACCTGGCTGGTCGCGCAGGGGATTGCCAACAAGCCCTATGACCGCCAGCTCGGCGAGATGGTCCGCGTGCTGTCCAAACAGGTCAGCGTGCAAGGCAGCGGCAGCGCGCCGGTCGCGAAGTTCATGCTGCCGGCCGGCGCATCGGAGATCCTGCACACCGACGAGGCCGACGACATCTACTACCAGGTGCTCGGACTGCGCGGCGAATACCTCAGCGGCGACCGGCAGCTGCCGGTGCCTTCCGACGAGGACCGCGCCCCGCCCGGTGAGCTGCGCTTTCGTGACGACACTCTCAACAACGACAGCGTGCGCGTCGCCTACCTCTGGGTCGATGTGCCGGGCCGCCCGCAGCATGCCGCCCCGCTGGTGCAGGTGGCCGAGACGCTGGGCAAGCGCTCGCGCCTGGCCACCGAGATCATCAAGGGGGTGATCCTGCCCCAGTTCGTGATCCTGCCGCTGGCGGTGCTGCTGGTGTGGCTGGCGCTGGCCCGCGGCATTGCTCCGCTGAACGAGTTGCAGCAGCGCATCCGCAAGCGCGACAGCAACGACCTGAGCCCGATCGACGAGCGCGACGCGCCCGAGGAGGTCTCGCCGCTGGTGCGCGCCATCAACGACCTGCTGGCGCGCCTGGACCAGTCGCTGCAGTCGCAGAAGCACTTCCTGGCCGACGCCGCGCACCAGCTGAAGACGCCGCTCGCCGGCCTGCGCACTCAGGCCGAGCTGGCGCAGCGGGAGATCGACGCCGGCGAGCACGACCCGAAGGCGGTCAAGCGCTCGTTGCAGCAGATCGCACTGTCCAGCCAGCGCGCCGCCCACATGGTCAACCAGCTGCTCGCGATGGCGCGTGCCGAGGACAAGGAACATGCGGCGGCGCAGCGCAACGTCAACCTGGCGCGGCTTGCAACGGAGACGGTGCGCGACTTCGTGCCGCGGGCGATGGAAAAGCGCCTCGATCTCGGCTACGAGGGACCCGAATCCGGCCATGCGTTGCCGGTGAGGGGCCATGCGCTGCTGCTGCGCGAGCTGATCCGCAACCTGGTCGACAACGCGCTGCAGTACACGCCCGCCGGCGGAACGGTGACGGTGCGCGTGATGGAGGACCCTTTCGGCCAGGTCGTCGTGCTGCAGGTGGAGGACTCGGGACCGGGCATTCCGGCGGCCGAGCGCGACCAGGTGTTCCAGCCGTTCTATCGCGCGCTGGGCACCGACGTCGACGGCTCGGGCCTCGGCCTGGCCATCGTGCGCGAGATCGCGCAGCAGCATGGCGCCGAGATTTCGCTGGAGGACGCCAACCTGCGACACCGCGCCGGCCTGTCGGAGCAGGCCGCGGCGCCGTTCGGACCGGGCGCACGCTTCACGCTGCGCTTTCCGGCTGCGGCCTCCGCGATGGCGAACCCCGCAGGCTGA
- a CDS encoding FHA domain-containing protein has translation MGKLVVSLDGVVIKEVQITKDKTTLGRRPYNDIVIDNLAVSGEHAVLQMMGADVFIEDLNSTNGTYINGKAVKKQLLTHNDTVEIGKYKIKFLVEDGSDYEKTMIMKPGATPPAAPSSVGYAPTGGFGNSGFGALGSTVVPASIRVLNGAAAGREVNLTKVVTTVGKPGVQVASITKRPGGYVFAHVEGAARPTVNGNPLTGETVQLKNGDVIELAGTQMQFVQL, from the coding sequence ATGGGCAAATTGGTCGTATCGCTCGATGGGGTGGTGATCAAGGAGGTACAGATCACCAAGGACAAGACGACCCTCGGACGCCGCCCGTACAACGACATCGTCATCGACAACCTGGCCGTGAGCGGCGAACACGCGGTGCTGCAGATGATGGGCGCCGACGTCTTCATCGAAGACCTGAACAGCACCAACGGCACCTACATCAACGGCAAGGCCGTCAAGAAGCAGCTGCTGACCCACAACGACACGGTCGAGATCGGCAAGTACAAGATCAAGTTCCTCGTCGAAGACGGCAGCGACTACGAAAAAACCATGATCATGAAGCCGGGCGCCACACCGCCGGCGGCCCCATCGTCGGTCGGCTACGCCCCGACCGGCGGATTCGGCAACTCCGGTTTCGGGGCGCTCGGATCGACGGTGGTTCCTGCCTCCATCCGCGTGCTCAACGGCGCGGCAGCGGGGCGAGAGGTGAACCTCACCAAGGTCGTCACCACCGTCGGCAAGCCCGGCGTGCAGGTCGCCTCCATCACCAAGCGCCCGGGCGGCTACGTTTTCGCGCATGTCGAGGGGGCCGCGAGGCCCACGGTCAACGGCAATCCCCTGACCGGCGAAACCGTGCAGCTCAAGAACGGCGACGTGATCGAGCTGGCCGGCACGCAGATGCAGTTCGTGCAGCTCTGA
- the sucC gene encoding ADP-forming succinate--CoA ligase subunit beta, with amino-acid sequence MKIHEYQGKEILRQFGVPVPRGYPAFSVHEASEAAQKLGGPVWVVKAQIHAGGRGKGGGVKLARSLDDVKKLSGEILGMQLKTHQTGPEGQKVRRLLIEEGADIKKEYYVAAVTDRATQKVAMMASSEGGMDIEEVAHATPEKIIKVFIDPLTGMSDAQGLELAKGIGVPDASQAQAVDVFKKLYACYMATDASLAEINPLILEGSGSIKALDAKFNFDSNALFRHPEIVAYRDLDEEDPAEIEASKFDLAYIQLDGNIGCLVNGAGLAMATMDTIKLFGGEPANFLDVGGGATAEKVTEAFKIMLASPKVKAILVNIFGGIMRCDTIAEGVIAACKAVNLSVPLVVRMKGTNEDLGKKMLAESGLPIISADSMAEAAQKVMATLKS; translated from the coding sequence ATGAAGATCCATGAGTACCAAGGCAAGGAAATCCTGCGCCAGTTCGGCGTGCCGGTGCCGCGCGGCTACCCCGCGTTCAGCGTGCACGAGGCCAGCGAGGCTGCGCAAAAGCTGGGCGGTCCGGTCTGGGTCGTGAAGGCGCAGATCCACGCCGGCGGACGCGGCAAGGGCGGCGGCGTCAAGCTCGCGCGCTCGCTGGACGACGTGAAGAAGCTGTCCGGCGAGATCCTCGGCATGCAGCTGAAGACGCACCAGACCGGCCCCGAAGGCCAGAAGGTGCGCCGCCTGCTGATCGAGGAAGGCGCGGACATCAAGAAGGAGTACTACGTCGCCGCGGTGACCGATCGCGCGACGCAGAAGGTGGCGATGATGGCCTCGAGCGAAGGCGGCATGGACATCGAGGAAGTGGCCCATGCGACGCCCGAGAAGATCATCAAGGTCTTCATCGACCCGTTGACCGGGATGAGCGACGCGCAGGGGCTCGAGCTGGCCAAGGGCATCGGCGTGCCGGACGCCTCGCAGGCCCAGGCGGTCGACGTGTTCAAGAAGCTGTATGCCTGCTACATGGCCACCGATGCATCGCTGGCCGAGATCAACCCGCTGATTCTCGAAGGCAGCGGCAGCATCAAGGCGCTGGACGCGAAGTTCAACTTCGATTCCAACGCCCTGTTCCGTCATCCCGAGATCGTCGCCTACCGCGACCTCGATGAAGAGGACCCGGCCGAGATCGAGGCGAGCAAGTTCGACCTGGCCTACATCCAGCTCGACGGCAACATCGGCTGCCTGGTCAACGGCGCGGGCCTGGCGATGGCGACGATGGACACCATCAAGCTGTTCGGCGGCGAGCCGGCCAACTTCCTCGACGTGGGCGGCGGCGCCACCGCGGAGAAGGTCACCGAGGCCTTCAAGATCATGCTGGCCAGCCCCAAGGTCAAGGCCATCCTGGTCAACATCTTCGGCGGCATCATGCGCTGCGACACGATCGCCGAAGGCGTCATCGCCGCATGCAAGGCGGTCAACCTGAGCGTGCCGCTGGTGGTGCGCATGAAGGGCACCAACGAGGACCTGGGCAAGAAGATGCTCGCCGAGTCGGGCCTGCCCATCATCAGCGCCGACTCGATGGCCGAGGCGGCGCAAAAAGTGATGGCCACCCTCAAGTCCTGA
- a CDS encoding TerC family protein, translating into MDLTTGAFWAALGSIILANIVLSGDNAVVIALAARSLPPHQQKKAIFWGSAAAIVMRIVLTLIAVEMLRWPYLKIVGGLLLLYIGVQLLSEDDGEENGHNADGGMVAAIRTILVADLVMSLDNVLAVAAAAKGNTPLLVIGLAISIPLIIFGSTLLLKVMERFPIIITAGAALLGFLAGEMLFTDPAMTERFPGITHEVVNFAGAIGAALVVGVGVWMNRRARAARNASDRAAT; encoded by the coding sequence ATGGACCTCACGACAGGCGCCTTCTGGGCCGCGCTCGGCTCGATCATCCTCGCGAACATCGTCCTGTCCGGCGACAACGCGGTCGTCATCGCTCTGGCGGCGCGGTCGCTGCCGCCGCACCAGCAGAAGAAGGCCATCTTCTGGGGCAGTGCGGCTGCCATCGTCATGCGAATCGTGCTCACGCTGATCGCGGTCGAAATGCTGCGCTGGCCGTACCTGAAGATCGTCGGCGGCCTGCTGCTGCTCTACATCGGCGTCCAGCTGCTCAGCGAAGACGACGGCGAGGAGAACGGCCACAACGCCGACGGCGGCATGGTGGCGGCAATTCGCACCATTCTCGTCGCCGACCTGGTCATGAGCCTCGACAACGTGCTTGCGGTGGCTGCCGCCGCCAAGGGCAACACGCCGCTGCTGGTGATCGGTCTGGCCATCAGCATCCCGCTGATCATCTTCGGGAGCACGCTGCTGCTGAAGGTCATGGAGCGCTTTCCGATCATCATCACCGCGGGCGCCGCGCTGCTCGGATTCCTGGCTGGCGAGATGCTCTTCACCGATCCTGCGATGACGGAGCGCTTTCCCGGGATCACGCACGAGGTGGTCAATTTCGCCGGCGCCATCGGGGCCGCGCTCGTCGTCGGTGTCGGGGTGTGGATGAACCGGCGGGCACGAGCCGCCCGCAACGCATCCGACCGGGCAGCCACGTAG
- a CDS encoding response regulator transcription factor, with protein MRILIAEDDQVLADGLLRSLRNAGYAVDQVGSGSEADAALAAHEFDLVILDLGLPKIHGLEVLRKLRARGSAVPVLILTAADSIEQRVKGLDLGADDYMAKPFSLQELEARVRALTRRGLGTASTVIKHGPLTFDATGRVAYINDQMIELSARELSLLEVLLQRSGRLVSKDQLVERLCEWGEEVSNNAIEVYIHRLRKKIEQGPVRIATVRGLGYCLEKISS; from the coding sequence ATGCGCATCCTGATCGCCGAAGATGATCAAGTGCTCGCCGACGGCCTGCTGCGGTCGCTGCGCAACGCCGGCTACGCGGTCGATCAGGTGGGAAGCGGCAGCGAAGCCGATGCCGCGCTCGCCGCTCATGAATTCGACCTGGTGATCCTCGACCTCGGGCTGCCCAAGATCCATGGTCTGGAGGTGCTGCGCAAGCTGCGCGCGCGCGGCTCGGCGGTGCCGGTGCTGATCCTCACCGCCGCCGACAGCATCGAGCAGCGCGTGAAGGGACTCGACCTGGGCGCCGACGACTACATGGCCAAGCCGTTCTCGCTGCAGGAGCTCGAGGCGCGCGTGCGCGCTTTGACGCGCCGCGGGCTCGGCACGGCTTCCACCGTCATCAAGCACGGCCCGCTCACCTTCGACGCGACCGGCCGCGTGGCCTACATCAACGACCAGATGATCGAGCTGTCGGCGCGCGAGCTGAGCCTGCTCGAGGTCCTGCTGCAGCGCTCGGGGCGCCTGGTCAGCAAGGACCAGCTCGTCGAGCGCCTTTGCGAATGGGGCGAAGAGGTCAGCAACAACGCGATCGAGGTGTACATCCACCGGTTGCGCAAGAAGATCGAGCAGGGGCCGGTGCGGATCGCGACGGTGCGCGGCCTCGGGTACTGCCTGGAAAAGATCTCCAGCTAG
- a CDS encoding TerC family protein, translating into MELFSTAWLSALLAIVLIDLVLAGDNAIVIALAARNLPAHLQKRAIIWGTIGAVVVRSLMTVGVVWLLKIPGLMLVGGLGLVWIAYKLLLPSDTDDVLHPHANTFLGAMKTIVVADALMGVDNVLGVAGAAHGAFDLVVIGLLISVPIVVWGSTLVLKLVERFPIITYAGAAVLAYTAAHMIVSEPLLDGIYDPSTVSRVATYAVLIVGVLAAGWWAAHRHHQEPPPPSAT; encoded by the coding sequence ATGGAACTCTTCTCTACCGCCTGGCTGTCGGCCTTGCTCGCCATCGTCCTGATCGACCTGGTGCTGGCAGGCGACAACGCCATCGTCATCGCGCTGGCCGCGCGCAACCTTCCGGCCCACTTGCAGAAGCGGGCGATCATCTGGGGCACGATAGGCGCCGTCGTCGTGCGCTCGCTGATGACCGTCGGCGTCGTCTGGCTGCTGAAGATCCCGGGCCTGATGCTCGTCGGCGGGCTAGGCCTGGTGTGGATCGCCTACAAGCTGCTGCTGCCCTCGGACACCGACGACGTGCTGCACCCCCATGCCAACACGTTCCTCGGCGCGATGAAGACCATCGTCGTCGCGGATGCGCTGATGGGCGTGGACAACGTGCTGGGCGTGGCCGGCGCCGCGCACGGCGCTTTCGACCTCGTCGTCATCGGCCTGCTGATCAGCGTGCCCATCGTTGTCTGGGGCAGCACGCTGGTCCTCAAGCTCGTCGAGCGCTTTCCCATCATCACCTACGCCGGCGCGGCAGTGCTTGCCTACACCGCGGCCCACATGATCGTCAGCGAACCGCTGCTGGACGGCATCTACGACCCGAGCACCGTCAGCCGCGTCGCCACGTATGCCGTGCTGATCGTCGGCGTGCTGGCCGCCGGATGGTGGGCTGCCCACCGCCACCACCAGGAGCCGCCGCCGCCGTCGGCGACCTGA